ttataaatttatgtaaataaaatatttgtataagttCCACTTAAATAGTCAATTAAAAtgttcaattaattttatttttttaatattgtttggtaattaaaaatttatgtacATAAATTTTTGACATCCTtagttaattttgatttatgaattttattttttcactattattattaaaatattatttatattttaaaaaataatatatactgcaacttatacatcaaaaatgttaccaatcaATAATATTGATAAAATAGTAACTCATATTTTTACTGCGAACTCACTACATAAATCTACAGTTTATACCACATAGTTTTTACTGCAAACTACATCAAATAATACATTTTATTGTAACTCAACTCTAATACTACATGTCACCAGTCGAAGCCTATGTCTCTGTCCAGTGCTTCAATGCTTTCATGcccttgttatatttaattgtATGTTTTACATTAGCCCTATTTGTGTTGCTTATTACAACTAAAATATCAACCAAATACTTTGGACTAGTGTCAATAAGCTATGATTAATTTTGCAGGTAGACATGTCGTATCTATAAAAGAATAAACCTAATTATACTTTAAGTAGTAGTTTAAGACTTATGCCGACAAAGAGTGGAATATGATGTGAGCTAAAATTTCTCTAATTAGgtctgattttgttttttagtAATTCGCCACTGATGAATTTGCTCAATCAAAGCACTTTTCcaatttttatattctttaataaaggaaaatattttgatttttaatagaaTACAAAAGAAAATACGAGAGAGACTCACACACGCAGAGATAATAGCCTTTGGACATGGCGAAGGGTCAATAACGGCTTTTGTAGACTCGTAGTTCCAAGATATTGCAAAATTTTAAGTTGTCGTAGGTACGTAGAGTCAAATGTAATTACCAGTCAACATACAATAAACTAAACAGCCTTTTATAGTACTTGTACTTATAAATATCTGATTTATATAATCTGGACACACATGAGTTTGTGGAAGACGACGCGGTCATGACTTATGGTCACCACGTTCCTATCTCGttattaatatctttctttGAAAGCTCCAAAGTGATCGGAAGTACATGAAAGTAGACTGATGCAAGTTAAAGAGTTAGCAATATGGTGGATTTATAAGATTAACACTGTTATGGACAAGATTTCGGTTGTGTGTACGTAAATTATTTTTGTCTATTCTTCTAATGAAACTCTTACAGCGCTATATTTTCAAcccttgatatattttttttgattaaataaaaatacaaacaacTAATTTACAACACTTCTACAttattttagggttttagacaCATATCAAGAAATGATGGTCTAAGCATTAAACTTATACTAGTTTAACACTTTCACTAGAATGAAAATATATGATCTAACATCCTGATGTACAGAACGTAATCAAACACCCAAGACATGAAACTATTATTGATTGGGATGCAAACCCCATTTAATTCAagttttgttattgaaaaaAACTAGTAGTATTGATTGGTTATCCGGGTGATCGGACTGTAGGTCTAGCTACTGGAGAATACTATATAAGAATATTTATCAACATAACCACAACACTTTGTCGtttctcttgtttcttttttctttctttttacacGTTTGTCCTCTTGTGATTTGCTTATTAGTttcataatcttttttttgtatcaATAATGCCCTCCAAATGATTAAACACTAAAATGCATATGATTCATTCACCACCCAGCACAATCGAATCATCAAGAAACACACGATAAATACCAATGAACACAAAATAACTcctacttttttcatttttctaaactaaaaaCATCTCATGAGAATACAGACCACAAATTGTACCAATAATTTCATCAAATCCACGTGCACCCCATCGTCTCCTGACGTAAGATTTGAGATTTGTATATTCCTTTTTTATCTCTATCAAATCCCAAATTCAGCTTTGTTCCTTTTCTTTATAGTACTTATTGAGTGAAAAGAATAGAGTAGTACAACCTAacgaatatttttaaaacgcaagaaagtaatatttaaaaacacgAGTCTGAGTCAGCGACAAGTGTTTGCGGAGAAACGGAAACGCTCTCTTTTCCCCCAATGCCAATACCTTTGGAATCACTTCCTAAACGCTCTCCTTTCTTGTAGTGTTGTcctacttatttttttttgtttagttactTGTAAGTACAACATAAATTGTTTAATAGTTTGAGTGAATTACCTACTATATTATACAATTTCTAGTTGTTGTTTCTATCTTACCACGTATTCTTGATCCACGTAAATATTTGAAGGTTTCAAAGTTATATCAAGAATACCATAAGCGGCTAAAGACCAAACTTTTTTGAGTTTCTTCTCTTTCccataaatttgaaatatttttatatatgtatgcaTATTATATACAGAaaggttttaaataaaaataatggaaaagaAAGGACAAaggaataaaaaagaaaacaagttgaCACACACTCTCTTTTATTATTCACTTGCCTCTATAAATCCCCATCTAGGCCTCTCTCATCTTCTTATAACTTGTTTCTTCTTACTCTTCTATCTAATCAGATCAAAAACTTGTGTTTCTTGCTCCTAAAACATTGGATATATATTCTCATAagttttgaaactgttttttgagatctcttgttttttttttctttgttggcATATAATATGAGTTGCAATGGATGTAGAGTTCTTCGAAAAGGTTGCAGCGAAACATGCATCCTTCGTCCTTGCCTTCAATGGATCGAATCCGCCGAGTCACAAGGACACGCCACTGTCTTCGTTGCTAAATTCTTTGGCCGTGCCGGTCTAATGTCTTTCATCTCCGCCGTTCCCGAACAAAACCGCCCTGGTACGATCAGTATTTCTATATTTCAgaatataacataaaaaaattaaaagaaaaaagaatataacATGAAACATCATTAATACAAGACTATTATGTTACAAGATTCGATTCCTTTTGTAATAACTTGAGATTTATATGTtcggtttgtttgtttgttcagCTTTGTTTCAGTCTTTGTTGTTTGAAGCGTGTGGGAGGACGGTGAATCCGGTTAACGGAGCGGTTGGTATGTTATGGACCGGGAACTGGCACGTGTGCCAAGCGGCTGTTGAAACTGTTCTTCGCGGCGGAACTCTACGACCTATCTCAGATCTACTCGAATCTCCTTCGTTGAACTCCTCAGATGAGTCTACCGAGATCTGGCGGTTGCAGCGTCGCGACGGTTTCTCGACCTCAAGATCCAAGCTCATTACGACGGGGGTGGAAGAATCTCCGGTCAACCGTAAACGATCGAAAACCGAGTGGTCTGAACCGGATATGGAGCTACAGTTGAACCATGGGTTAGCTCTAACCGGTCCGGTTGTCCCGGTTCCTTTTCTTCCACCGCCGCAGTTTAGTAAGGCGCTTAATAGGGATCATCCGGGAAGTCCATCGGAGGAGTCTGTAACGACGTCGTGTTATGAAAATGGAATCAGCGGCGATGGATacagaaacaaaagagagagaaagttattAAACCTTTTTGTTTAAAACCGACGACGCAAACTCTTCGCACTCAGTTTTTCTCGACGGTcctttttagggttttttttgtgtggtgaAGCCGCATAATTATTGGCTAACATAATTATTTTCTCTATCGAGAAATATGATAATTTTTGGTGATATAATGCTTTGCGGATGAGTATTATAAATAATCTGTTGAGAATGCTTAAGTTTGCTACTTAGCCACACGTACAATATAATGGTTCCAACTTCCAACCTTgaatattgtttaaattattagCACAACATAACtacatagagagagaaaaactaCGTAGAGAACATTAGGAATCCCGTTTTAATAACGCATTTTCTCTACTATCAATAATGATTAATCCAAAATAAATCATTATGTAGAACGGTTTTCATTCGAACATACATGCAAATTACCTCCAACTTGTATATGGATGTTGTGTTTAATCCTTTTATATAACGGGTAACTAAACTTTAGAAATTTGTTTTAACTTTCTGATCCTTTattggctacaaaaaaatgtgaCATACTATAACTTGACTACAATCTGCCATCGACCAATGAACACTGTGAAAAGTTACTTAAACATTCTTTACTTAACTCCAACTtggttgtttttaattatattaaattttcactaTATGAGCCAGCTcatatgaaatataaatatcCTATACGAATAATCCTATATAGAATTGACAATCGATTTGCTGAAGAAGCAAAACGATAAATTCGGTACCCATGGATTCCAAATTTTCAGGTGAGATTAGTACAATAGTTCGCAATAAtagataattaaatttaattaaatggtACGATGAAATTAGGTCTTCTGGGGCCAGACGGCTTTTGGATGTGCAAAGAGTCATTTCTTCTCATCAATTTAGTTTACTAGGGCTTTTTAGCCAAAAGGTTATACACGCATAAATAGGTTTGGGCAAAAAACTTAACCAATTAAAATATCCGAAATTGGAACCGGCCGAAACTTTCAAATATCCGAATGGTTTATATATTTCCGTATccaaaataaccaaaccaaaaaccaaacggatacctaaatatataaaaacattaattatatatacatataacataactaaatatatatatttgtaatttaaaaatttgtataGAATATCAGAAAAATACTTaacgaaaacaaaattattataaaatattcgAACTATCAGAAAGTATTTGGATAGTTTTATATGAAATATTCAAAGTAATCCGAGATTTTTATCCGAGTCATCATAACTGttcgatattttatccaaaatatccgTTATTTTACCCGAATTACCCAAACTACATGAAATAACCGAAccataactaaaatcaaatgaAAACCATTTTTTCTGGATACTTCCAGGTTACTAGCTTTACTATCTGAATCAAACCGAATCTGAAATTATCTGAactgaaccaaaaccaaaaatagaTGATGTAGTAAATAAATCCTCTAACTCTCTATCTAAACTGCCGGATAcctcaaaatattcaaaatactcAAACTGAACCGAACTGATATCTGAATGTCCAGACCGACAGATAAATGCtaggagataaaaaaaaagattattttgtggcaaaaaatatttgtttctttcgAATTTTTTTGATATATCCTGCCAAAAATCGTAATAAATATAGCGCTTTTGTTGtataacattttctttttataattttctgaacagtaacttgtatttttatttagcTATTTCTGCTACAGTACGATagttatatcttaaaataaaatggataaaactatattaattaCTATGTCCGTGTAATTGGTTGACATCGTATGttgtaggcctgggcattttacccggacccgaagacccgaccCGAAACCGACCCGAAAAAACCCGGTTTGGGTAGGAACCGATCTGATCAAATTACCCTATCGGGTCTTGTTGCAGAGGACCCGCGGGTCTTGGACCCGACccgacccaaacccgaaacccgatggGTACCCgaattaataatgtaaattaaataaaatgcattAAGGGGGAATCGAAGATGGGTTATTTGTCTAGAGAACATGGGGTCAACCACTAGGAGACAACGAATTGTTGTATTATCTCGCATAGTTTAgaatatatacacattttaatataataaaaacacaaattttgaatattttcggatatataaatattttcagatatatttttgtatttttaggtcttttttagatcgaatccgaaccaaactcaacccgaaaccgaaccgaatccgaaccgataaATTCTAATTACCCGAATGGGTCTAACTATTTaagacccgacccgacccggacccggcACGACCCGGAaccgaaaatttaaaattacccTATCGGGTTCTAAACTCTTATACCCgaaagacccggacccgaaaggacccgacccgaatccgacccgacgacccgaatgcccaggcctagtatGTTGAATTATCAAAAGATTGAATGTAAACATGTgataaactttgaaaatttgaaaaatatatgcaGAATTGGTTGACATCGTTCATTGATGCGGTTGCTTCCCTTCAACACTAGCCTTCATTGATGATAGCCCATAAAACCTTCCTAGTTCCATATCATACCTTGGTCCAACCACCTATGTTACAATAGATTAGTAGTTACATTAACGCTTTAACAAACATCAAAATTATAGTAACgctttaatttatatatttgatgcTAAACATCATATCAAGGCATAATTGTTCAGTGACAAACCATCAGAACCATGATTAAAGGTACCATTATACATTATGTTCCAAAAAAAGGGGGTACCATAAAATGACCCATCCTGCTGAAATAACCACCTCATCTTCTCTCTCCCATATCCTAGCAAAAATGATGGCTGCAAATCTCTACGTACTTCTCCCAGATAGAAGATCGTTAATCTTATTGCTTggtgttatatatatgtttttgatttttcctattaaaaatggtgaaaaaaactaaatgaaTAAAAGAAGAGGCTAATCTTTTATTAAGAAAACGATAACTTGATGTACACAGCAGTGAAGAATAACTCCTTAGCGATTAGAGAGCTGCTTGAAGGAGACGATTCCTATGGAAACAGAGTTTACACGGGTATGCTTCCCTCTCTTCGTGaactttttaaaatagaaacaaaacgtTTTACTAACCATAAACTGATTTGGAAtgtattaaaaacattttttttttgtcaaagcaTTGTTTTcacttcaatttatttttaaaaaaaaaactttcaaattttTACGGGGAAAATtctatattatttgattgataACAAAAACTTAATGCGTCATTTgtggaaaaaaaatagaaattacatCCTGTCATTAATTGATTGTTAGAGATTGTATAT
The Brassica napus cultivar Da-Ae chromosome A1, Da-Ae, whole genome shotgun sequence DNA segment above includes these coding regions:
- the LOC111214300 gene encoding LOB domain-containing protein 39-like, whose product is MSCNGCRVLRKGCSETCILRPCLQWIESAESQGHATVFVAKFFGRAGLMSFISAVPEQNRPALFQSLLFEACGRTVNPVNGAVGMLWTGNWHVCQAAVETVLRGGTLRPISDLLESPSLNSSDESTEIWRLQRRDGFSTSRSKLITTGVEESPVNRKRSKTEWSEPDMELQLNHGLALTGPVVPVPFLPPPQFSKALNRDHPGSPSEESVTTSCYENGISGDGYRNKRERKLLNLFV